The Micromonospora sp. Llam0 genome includes a window with the following:
- a CDS encoding glycoside hydrolase family 43 protein, giving the protein MPRILARLSAVLAAACLLFTSWSVTAARPAAALDPFAGYLMAHFTGESANGEQIYLAHSTDGLHWTDLNNGSPVLLSTVGTRGVRDPVLVRSPAGDRYWIIATDLRIASGTSWNDAANRGSTSIVVWESTDLVNWSAPWLLNVAGGVAGAGNAWAPEAIYNPATGDYVVYWATNSARNGVTKHRIWYARTSDFRTVGTPQLYIDRGSGQGIIDTQIIEVPNSVGGYRYYRASADGHITIEASNSILGTWTTLGNLSHLGISNGTGGGNVVEGPMWAQFNGRDEWVLWVDQYATGRGYLPVTSPNLGSTGNFRTRSDYSMGGSRKRHGSILNLTAAEQSRVLARWGATTPVNRIQSYNYPDRYVRHADFDVRIDANVSPAQDAQFRLVPGLTGGSGHVSIESVNYPGHYLRHYAYDFELAPDDGSAVFAADATFRRVAGLADAGWSSFQSYNFPDRYVRHYGYQLRLDPITDAQARADATFRVTG; this is encoded by the coding sequence ATGCCGAGGATCCTTGCCCGGCTCAGCGCCGTCCTTGCCGCCGCCTGCCTGCTGTTCACCTCATGGTCGGTGACCGCAGCGAGACCGGCTGCCGCCCTCGACCCGTTCGCCGGATACCTGATGGCCCACTTCACCGGGGAGTCGGCCAACGGCGAGCAGATCTATCTGGCGCACAGCACCGACGGGCTGCACTGGACCGACCTCAACAACGGCAGCCCGGTCCTGTTATCCACAGTAGGCACCCGTGGTGTGCGGGATCCGGTCCTGGTCCGCTCACCGGCCGGCGACCGTTACTGGATCATCGCCACCGATCTACGGATCGCCAGCGGCACGTCGTGGAACGACGCCGCCAACCGGGGCAGCACCTCGATCGTCGTATGGGAGTCCACCGACCTGGTCAACTGGTCGGCGCCGTGGCTACTCAACGTCGCCGGCGGTGTCGCGGGCGCCGGCAACGCCTGGGCGCCGGAGGCGATCTACAACCCGGCGACCGGGGACTACGTCGTCTACTGGGCGACCAACTCGGCCCGCAACGGGGTCACCAAGCACCGCATCTGGTACGCGCGGACCAGCGACTTCCGTACCGTCGGCACTCCGCAGCTCTACATCGACCGGGGCAGCGGCCAGGGCATCATCGACACCCAGATCATCGAGGTCCCGAACAGCGTCGGCGGCTACCGCTACTACCGGGCGTCCGCCGACGGTCACATCACCATCGAGGCGAGCAACTCGATCCTCGGCACCTGGACGACCCTCGGCAACCTGTCGCACCTGGGCATCTCCAACGGCACCGGCGGCGGCAACGTGGTCGAGGGCCCGATGTGGGCCCAGTTCAACGGCCGCGACGAGTGGGTGCTCTGGGTGGACCAGTACGCGACCGGCCGCGGCTACCTGCCAGTCACCTCACCCAACCTGGGCAGCACGGGCAACTTCCGGACCCGGTCGGACTACAGCATGGGCGGCAGCCGCAAGCGGCACGGATCGATCCTCAACCTGACCGCCGCCGAACAGAGCCGGGTGCTCGCCCGGTGGGGCGCCACCACCCCGGTCAACCGGATCCAGTCGTACAACTACCCGGACCGCTACGTCCGGCACGCCGACTTCGACGTACGGATCGACGCCAACGTCAGCCCGGCCCAGGACGCGCAGTTCCGGCTGGTGCCCGGCCTGACCGGCGGCTCGGGGCACGTCTCGATCGAATCGGTCAACTATCCGGGCCACTACCTGCGGCACTACGCGTACGACTTCGAGTTGGCACCCGACGACGGCTCGGCGGTCTTCGCCGCCGACGCCACCTTCCGCCGGGTCGCCGGCCTGGCCGACGCCGGATGGTCGTCGTTCCAGTCCTACAACTTCCCGGACCGCTACGTCCGGCACTACGGCTACCAACTGCGCCTCGACCCGATCACCGACGCACAGGCCCGCGCCGACGCCACCTTCCGCGTCACCGGCTGA
- a CDS encoding diacylglycerol kinase family protein: MTLLADAEPDDGLLDVAVLTPRTLRHWLALAWALVRGRRRVLRMQVYRGHEVSVISDRDQPRELDGDLIEPGATLRVTVQPAALLLCVPRPADDPDLSVDAAAAARRGAALVERTRHAR; encoded by the coding sequence ATGACCCTGCTGGCCGACGCCGAACCCGACGACGGTCTGCTCGACGTCGCCGTGCTGACGCCGCGGACGCTGCGGCACTGGCTCGCGCTGGCCTGGGCGCTGGTGCGGGGTCGGCGACGGGTGCTGCGGATGCAGGTGTACCGGGGGCACGAGGTGTCGGTGATCAGTGACCGCGACCAACCCCGCGAACTCGACGGCGACCTGATCGAACCCGGCGCCACGCTGCGGGTGACGGTCCAGCCGGCGGCGCTCCTGCTCTGCGTGCCGCGTCCGGCGGATGACCCGGACCTGTCGGTGGACGCCGCTGCGGCCGCGCGGCGTGGCGCGGCACTTGTCGAACGTACCCGCCACGCGCGATGA